One Bacteroidia bacterium genomic region harbors:
- a CDS encoding 3-hydroxyacyl-CoA dehydrogenase yields MKTLVIVQENMLEEAKKSLWHKFNPDYESYLTGNEKQYDLIVDLSTEEAPIQITRYFHLKEKLVVVASVCRTLLESVAETSLEPECFLFGCNALPYFLSRPVLELTAYETDEQHYLAATLSKNEIPFYFVADQVGMVTPRVICKIINEAFFMLQEGSASEEDIDLSMKLGTNYPYGPFEWAEIIGIKNVYTVLEAMQHTFKSDQFKIAPLLHQLYLRQL; encoded by the coding sequence ATGAAAACTTTAGTTATCGTTCAAGAAAATATGCTCGAAGAGGCAAAAAAAAGCCTTTGGCATAAATTTAACCCTGATTATGAATCCTATTTAACTGGTAATGAAAAACAATATGATTTGATTGTTGATTTATCTACGGAAGAAGCGCCGATACAAATTACCCGGTATTTTCACCTAAAAGAAAAATTGGTGGTCGTTGCTTCGGTATGTAGAACCTTATTGGAATCCGTAGCCGAAACGAGCTTAGAGCCAGAATGTTTCTTATTTGGCTGCAATGCATTGCCCTATTTTTTAAGCCGCCCTGTTTTAGAACTAACGGCATACGAAACAGATGAGCAGCATTATTTAGCAGCTACACTTTCCAAAAATGAAATTCCATTTTATTTTGTAGCAGACCAAGTTGGAATGGTTACGCCCCGAGTAATTTGTAAAATTATCAATGAAGCTTTTTTTATGCTGCAAGAAGGCAGCGCCTCAGAAGAAGACATTGATTTATCTATGAAATTAGGCACAAATTATCCTTATGGCCCATTTGAATGGGCTGAAATTATTGGAATCAAAAATGTTTATACCGTTTTGGAAGCTATGCAGCATACTTTTAAAAGCGACCAGTTTAAAATAGCTCCACTATTACACCAGTTGTATCTACGGCAACTTTAA
- a CDS encoding SMP-30/gluconolactonase/LRE family protein, translating to MLKRLLIFFLLLDAGLSFAQSYSWYKMMGAPGAEDITIDTTTGTVFISCDDRRCRFKKHSNNCLGEIFALQAQDTIPKILPLALKFSQEHPFHPHGIAFKRWDSESATLAVINHRSKKQTTIEVFDYKNKQLIHKQTLENSTFLRSPNDITIAGKNTFLITNDHYSTKSFGQLWEGIWHCRKANVVIYHQGEFQVLIPKLLYPNGITLDSSGKYLFVSLVQDKCIRVYSRNPKTQEVVFEKDIRLGTSPDNIEWDSFGNLWVACHPKPFKFIQHAYFNKTSPSQILKIEGIEGRVQEIYYDSGNFVSGASTAAPWKHKLFIGTVFEPFFLIGNTTKP from the coding sequence ATGCTTAAAAGATTATTAATCTTTTTTTTGCTCTTAGACGCTGGACTTTCTTTTGCCCAATCGTATTCTTGGTACAAGATGATGGGCGCACCCGGAGCAGAAGATATTACCATTGACACAACAACCGGAACTGTTTTTATTTCTTGTGATGACCGTAGATGTAGGTTTAAAAAACATTCTAACAACTGTTTAGGGGAAATTTTTGCGCTACAAGCGCAAGATACTATTCCCAAAATACTGCCATTGGCTTTGAAGTTTTCACAAGAACACCCCTTTCACCCGCACGGCATTGCTTTTAAACGCTGGGATAGTGAATCCGCAACCTTAGCCGTTATCAACCACCGCTCAAAAAAACAAACAACTATTGAGGTTTTTGATTACAAAAATAAGCAACTTATTCATAAACAAACACTTGAAAACAGCACTTTCTTACGATCTCCTAACGACATAACTATTGCTGGAAAAAATACCTTTTTGATTACCAACGACCATTACTCCACCAAAAGTTTTGGCCAACTTTGGGAGGGAATTTGGCATTGCCGAAAAGCAAATGTCGTTATTTATCATCAAGGAGAATTTCAAGTATTAATTCCTAAGTTATTGTATCCCAATGGGATAACATTAGATTCTTCTGGAAAATATTTGTTTGTGAGCCTTGTTCAAGATAAGTGTATTCGGGTATATTCCCGAAATCCCAAAACGCAAGAAGTTGTTTTTGAAAAAGATATTCGATTAGGAACCAGCCCTGATAATATTGAATGGGATTCGTTCGGAAATTTATGGGTAGCCTGCCACCCCAAACCCTTCAAGTTTATTCAACACGCATATTTTAACAAAACAAGCCCAAGCCAAATCCTAAAAATTGAAGGAATCGAAGGTAGAGTTCAAGAAATATACTATGATTCCGGTAACTTTGTATCCGGAGCCAGCACAGCCGCCCCTTGGAAACACAAATTATTCATCGGAACTGTTTTTGAACCTTTTTTCTTAATTGGAAATACTACAAAACCATGA
- a CDS encoding Maf family protein, producing MMTKIPLILASNSPRRKWLLAEAGYKFTVLVKSIEETWPKNLVAAEIPLFLAQKKATCFEEESQQAVIITADTIVWLDNQILNKPIDRNEAVTFLQRLSGVTHTVFSGVTLLYQSLYHSFVEKTEVVFDTISPEDIDFYVDNYKPYDKAGAYGIQEWIGLNAVREIHGDYFNIMGFPVCRFRKELKQFLSSIHYA from the coding sequence ATGATGACGAAAATTCCGCTGATTTTGGCTTCTAATTCGCCCCGTAGAAAATGGCTTTTAGCGGAAGCCGGCTACAAATTTACTGTTTTGGTAAAATCTATTGAAGAAACTTGGCCTAAAAACCTTGTTGCGGCTGAAATCCCCTTGTTTTTAGCCCAAAAAAAGGCCACCTGTTTTGAAGAAGAATCACAACAAGCCGTTATTATCACTGCGGATACCATTGTCTGGCTTGATAATCAGATTCTGAATAAACCAATAGACAGAAATGAGGCCGTTACATTCCTACAAAGGCTATCCGGCGTTACGCACACTGTTTTTTCAGGTGTAACGCTTTTATATCAATCTTTATATCACAGTTTTGTAGAAAAAACAGAAGTCGTTTTTGATACAATTTCTCCGGAAGATATTGATTTTTATGTAGATAACTATAAACCTTATGATAAAGCCGGTGCATACGGGATTCAAGAATGGATTGGGTTGAATGCTGTCAGAGAAATTCATGGGGATTATTTTAATATTATGGGATTTCCGGTTTGTCGTTTTCGCAAGGAGTTAAAGCAATTTTTAAGTAGTATTCATTATGCTTAA
- a CDS encoding DUF1015 domain-containing protein has product MAKIRPFRAYRYNLEKTNLEDVIAPLFDVVTQDQREKLYSLPYNAMHLSVPRSIQEAKNKLHDWKKSKIIIQDPLPAIYPYYQKFSLYNHSKTFERKGFICAVQLKNTQNQRDIVLHENTLSHSVNDRINLLEQTQLNIAPTHGLYEDLRFQIEPYLDEFIQHPILETIDYQNVVNKLGIIQHPEVIQKIQAVMADLPVYLADGHHRLEGSELVAARYFEKHPNASLEHPTNHHLMYLTNLRSDDLRILPTHRLVQLPDSLNVSSLLQQLERFFSIDYLDTRTPVLTEIQHKKGIFALCTDENYYKLRLKPEFTNPQKIDLPIPDSLKILDYTRLHYFIFDKILNIPYSKQGESKIIQYWKDASGVIEQVHTNKNSVGFLVNEVSMDEMLAVCNDYAKMPPKSTYFYPKVICGLVFYSIADDDENSADFGF; this is encoded by the coding sequence ATGGCTAAAATACGTCCCTTTCGGGCTTATCGGTATAACTTGGAGAAAACTAACTTAGAGGACGTAATCGCCCCTTTGTTTGATGTAGTAACTCAAGATCAACGAGAAAAACTATACAGCCTTCCTTATAATGCGATGCACCTTTCTGTTCCTCGTTCTATCCAAGAAGCTAAGAATAAACTACATGACTGGAAAAAATCAAAAATCATCATTCAAGATCCGCTACCGGCTATTTATCCGTATTACCAAAAATTTAGCTTATACAATCACAGTAAAACCTTTGAGCGTAAGGGTTTTATATGTGCTGTTCAGCTAAAAAATACCCAAAATCAACGGGATATTGTGCTGCATGAAAATACATTAAGTCATTCTGTCAATGACAGAATCAACTTATTGGAGCAGACTCAGCTAAATATTGCCCCCACGCATGGGTTATATGAAGATCTTCGTTTTCAGATTGAGCCCTATTTAGATGAATTTATACAGCATCCAATTTTAGAAACTATTGATTATCAGAATGTTGTTAATAAATTAGGTATTATTCAGCATCCGGAAGTTATTCAGAAAATACAGGCTGTTATGGCTGATTTACCGGTTTATTTAGCTGACGGGCATCATCGTTTAGAAGGCTCTGAGTTAGTTGCTGCCCGCTATTTTGAGAAACATCCCAATGCTTCATTAGAGCATCCTACCAACCATCATTTAATGTATCTAACCAATCTACGGAGCGATGATTTACGTATTTTACCCACTCACCGGCTGGTTCAACTCCCTGATTCACTGAACGTAAGCAGTTTATTACAGCAGTTGGAACGTTTTTTTTCCATTGATTATTTAGATACCCGAACTCCCGTACTTACCGAAATTCAACATAAAAAAGGTATTTTTGCTTTGTGTACCGATGAAAATTATTACAAACTTCGGCTAAAACCAGAATTTACAAATCCACAAAAAATTGATTTACCGATTCCTGATTCACTCAAAATATTGGATTACACTCGGCTTCATTACTTTATTTTTGATAAAATTTTGAATATACCTTATTCCAAACAAGGAGAATCAAAAATAATTCAATATTGGAAAGATGCTTCCGGAGTTATTGAGCAAGTTCATACAAATAAAAATTCGGTTGGTTTTTTAGTCAATGAAGTTAGTATGGATGAGATGTTGGCTGTTTGTAATGATTATGCTAAAATGCCGCCTAAGTCCACCTATTTTTATCCCAAAGTTATTTGCGGATTAGTTTTTTATTCCATTGCTGATGATGACGAAAATTCCGCTGATTTTGGCTTCTAA
- the ccsA gene encoding cytochrome c biogenesis protein CcsA gives MIQDKRFLFLSSTHRKWRIFYKALCLILLLYALVVGLTKTLPDIGGNIQQSSRNLFYHVPMWFTMYLMMFFSWIFSVLYLWKRFLWLDRVASEAATVGIFFGMLGLSTGIVWSRVTWGELLPDFDTDAWWIWDPKQTLALASVLMYGAYLFLRSSMDDSRKKALVSGIYNMFAFVNLIPLTYIIPKLVGGLHPGTSETAPVFSAKGIGESYRLVFYPAIIGFMLLGCWILELRIRTQQIKTYLLEKQINMQ, from the coding sequence ATGATTCAAGATAAAAGATTTTTGTTTTTATCAAGCACCCACAGAAAGTGGCGTATTTTCTACAAGGCGCTTTGTCTCATTTTATTACTGTATGCTTTGGTGGTTGGTTTAACTAAGACCCTGCCGGATATTGGCGGCAATATCCAGCAAAGTTCTCGGAACCTGTTTTATCACGTGCCGATGTGGTTTACGATGTATTTAATGATGTTTTTTTCGTGGATTTTCAGCGTTTTGTATCTATGGAAAAGGTTTTTGTGGCTTGATAGAGTAGCCTCCGAAGCGGCAACGGTGGGTATTTTTTTTGGAATGTTGGGGCTAAGTACCGGCATTGTTTGGTCTCGGGTTACTTGGGGGGAATTATTACCGGATTTTGATACCGATGCTTGGTGGATCTGGGACCCAAAGCAAACACTTGCATTGGCTTCGGTACTGATGTATGGAGCATACCTATTTTTACGGTCAAGTATGGATGATTCACGAAAAAAAGCCTTAGTATCAGGAATATACAATATGTTTGCATTTGTAAACTTAATTCCATTAACGTACATAATTCCAAAATTAGTGGGAGGCTTACATCCCGGTACTTCTGAAACAGCACCCGTGTTTTCTGCCAAAGGCATTGGAGAATCTTACCGACTTGTTTTTTATCCGGCAATTATCGGATTTATGCTCTTAGGATGCTGGATTTTGGAACTACGCATACGAACCCAACAAATCAAAACGTATTTATTAGAAAAACAAATAAATATGCAATAA
- the radA gene encoding DNA repair protein RadA, translated as MAKNKTTFICQNCGQSHEKWQGKCRSCGQWNTIQEEVVLLSASGKVSPVLRSEKKPQKLSDIKTIEEQRIVTPDNEFNRVLGGGIVPGSVILLGGEPGIGKSTLLIQIALQLSPHLILYVSGEESERQIKMRTDRIPYINPNLYILSENILEPIINYIQEYSPDLVIIDSIQTLYNQQLDSAAGSVTQIRECTMQLLKIAKEKDIPICMIGHVTKDGSLAGPKVLEHTVDTVLNFEGDRHYSYRIVRTTKNRFGSTSELGIYEMQQDGLREVSNPSEIFLAQTDQHVSGVAVAATLEGNRSLLVDCQALVSETAYGSPQRAPIGFDLRRLQMLIAVLEKKCNLRLGNQDVFVNIAGGIRLDDPGLDLAIATSIISAYLNITLPEKIAFAGEIGLTGEIRIISRVEQRISEAQKLGFKAIVLSDNNKLSKNHYENIEIITVEHIRDIVATFFR; from the coding sequence ATGGCAAAAAATAAAACTACTTTTATTTGCCAAAATTGCGGCCAATCCCATGAAAAATGGCAGGGAAAATGCCGCAGTTGTGGACAATGGAATACGATACAAGAAGAAGTTGTTTTGCTTTCTGCCTCTGGCAAGGTCTCTCCAGTACTTCGTTCCGAAAAAAAACCACAAAAGTTATCGGATATCAAAACGATTGAGGAGCAACGGATTGTAACTCCGGATAATGAGTTTAACCGAGTGCTTGGCGGCGGAATTGTACCCGGCTCTGTAATTTTACTGGGTGGAGAACCCGGCATCGGAAAATCTACATTATTGATTCAGATAGCTTTACAATTAAGCCCGCACCTGATTCTGTATGTATCTGGTGAAGAATCCGAACGGCAAATCAAAATGAGAACAGACAGAATCCCCTACATCAATCCCAATTTATACATTTTATCTGAAAATATCTTAGAACCTATCATCAACTATATTCAAGAATATTCGCCAGATTTGGTAATTATAGATTCTATTCAAACACTTTACAATCAGCAACTTGATTCTGCTGCGGGGAGTGTTACCCAGATTCGGGAATGTACTATGCAGTTATTAAAAATTGCCAAAGAAAAAGATATTCCGATTTGCATGATTGGCCACGTAACCAAAGACGGTTCCCTGGCAGGGCCCAAAGTGCTGGAACACACAGTAGATACAGTATTAAACTTTGAAGGAGACCGGCATTATAGCTACCGGATTGTACGGACTACCAAAAATAGGTTTGGATCTACTTCTGAATTAGGTATTTATGAAATGCAGCAAGATGGATTACGGGAGGTTTCCAACCCTTCGGAGATATTTTTAGCCCAAACTGACCAGCACGTTAGTGGAGTGGCTGTAGCCGCTACCTTAGAGGGAAACCGTTCTTTATTAGTTGATTGTCAGGCATTGGTATCAGAGACGGCTTATGGAAGCCCGCAGCGAGCACCCATTGGCTTTGACCTACGCCGCCTGCAAATGCTTATAGCAGTGCTTGAAAAAAAATGCAACCTGCGTTTGGGAAATCAAGATGTGTTTGTAAACATCGCCGGCGGAATACGCTTAGATGACCCCGGATTGGATTTAGCTATCGCTACTTCTATAATATCTGCTTATTTGAATATCACCCTACCGGAAAAAATTGCCTTTGCCGGCGAAATCGGCTTAACAGGTGAAATCAGAATTATTTCCCGCGTAGAACAACGTATCTCGGAAGCCCAAAAGTTAGGATTTAAAGCTATCGTACTCTCTGATAACAATAAACTGAGCAAAAACCACTACGAAAATATTGAGATAATAACCGTAGAACATATCAGAGATATTGTCGCTACTTTTTTTAGATAA
- a CDS encoding thiamine phosphate synthase: MIKIPFHKIAITPSIEKEGELLRWAETAFQKGADALMLRQIPAKIIADTFQELLQLKLPLLNNHSGFYEAEWSGFQLKENEPYFVFKNKFIGRSCHSINAVQVAESENCNYVFLSPIFNTRSHPEQPCLGVDYLKRATAITQIPVFALGGIENEKQVETCLLSGAYGFAAITYFL; encoded by the coding sequence GTGATTAAAATTCCATTTCATAAGATTGCAATAACTCCAAGTATAGAGAAAGAAGGGGAATTATTAAGGTGGGCAGAAACTGCTTTTCAGAAAGGTGCTGACGCGCTAATGCTTAGGCAGATTCCGGCCAAAATCATTGCAGATACTTTTCAGGAACTTCTGCAATTAAAATTACCGCTATTAAATAATCATTCTGGGTTTTATGAGGCGGAATGGTCTGGTTTTCAGCTAAAAGAAAATGAGCCTTATTTTGTATTTAAGAATAAATTTATTGGGCGTTCCTGTCATTCAATAAATGCTGTGCAGGTGGCAGAATCAGAAAACTGTAATTACGTTTTTTTAAGCCCAATTTTCAATACCCGTAGCCACCCGGAGCAACCTTGTTTGGGAGTTGATTATTTAAAACGAGCCACAGCAATTACCCAAATTCCTGTTTTTGCCTTAGGCGGTATCGAAAACGAAAAACAAGTAGAAACTTGTTTACTATCAGGAGCTTACGGTTTCGCTGCGATAACCTATTTCTTGTAA